ATGTGGTGTTGGATTCATGTGCCGGCACATGAGGGTGCGATCTTGGTGGATCCCAGGGTGGTTGCGCAGGTACAGCTCCAGGTACGCCCGGAAGCTGCCCAGATTGGTGATCCTGCGGGTATTGACCAGCTCGCGGCTATCGGCGGGCAGGTTTTGATTCCAAAGCTCCAGCTCGGTCTCCTTGGCCTTCAGGTAATCCTTGAGCAGGCCGAAGCGGCTGAGGTTGGCTTTTTCCGCCTCATCCATGAAATGCACGGTGGATTGATCGATGTAAAAGGCTTTTTTGATCCTGCGGCTATTGGACTGGGTCATCTGGCGATACGACACGAAGCTTTCTGTGATCAATTTATTTATGGGTATGCTAGAAATTGAGAGATCGTAATTCTCCACTCGCACTGTATGTAAAGCAATATCGATAACCACGCCATCGGCATTGAATTGATCCATTTTAATCCAGTCGCCGAGCTTCACCATTCCCCCGGCATTGATCTGCACCGCCGCTACGGTTGAAAGAATGGTGCCCTGGAAAATCAACAGCAGCACGGCAGCGAGGGCACCCAGGCCTGACAAGAGAATCAGTGGCGATCGGTCTACCAGGGTCGCGATGCAGAGGATCAGGGTGACGATGGCCAATAGCAGGCGGATGACCTGGATGTAGCCCTTCATCGACCGAAACTTGGCCGAGGGGCGCCTTTGATACAGGGCATGGGCCATGTCCAGCAAGCCCGACAGGAACAGGGCGAAGCACAGGATGATAAAGGCGCTGCAGACATTGTTGGTGACCGTCATGGCGGCCTTGGGCAGCCCAGGGATAAAACCCACGCCGGTTGCCAGAATCCAGGCGGGAACCACGTTGGAGAGGTGTGAGATAACCTTGTGGGGCAGGCCACGACTGTTGGACTCAAACACGGTCAGGTGCAATACATGACTGATCCCCCGCACGATGACACCTTTGAGCGCGAGGTTTGCCAGCCAGGCGCCCAGTAGGAGTAGGGCGCAGAGGGCTGCTGTATAAGCCAGTGGATAGTCTTGCAGCCAGGTGATACAGGCGGAAAATTGATCGTACAGCGGCAGTGCTGAGAGGGTTGTCATGGCTTTACTGGATTTTCGTTATCAATATACGCTATAGACAACAATTCTATCCAAATGGTCACGGGGTAGATAGGACTATCTGTTGATACGCTCGATGAGGTTTCGTGGCATGAATGTGAGCGCTTGCCAGCAGTCTGGAAGCGCGAACCGTTGAAAGATGCGATTGCGCAGGCCAGTCATGCCCCTTGCATCAGAGCGACACAGGCTGATGAAGGTGAGCGGG
The Pseudomonas sp. Leaf58 genome window above contains:
- a CDS encoding mechanosensitive ion channel family protein — translated: MTTLSALPLYDQFSACITWLQDYPLAYTAALCALLLLGAWLANLALKGVIVRGISHVLHLTVFESNSRGLPHKVISHLSNVVPAWILATGVGFIPGLPKAAMTVTNNVCSAFIILCFALFLSGLLDMAHALYQRRPSAKFRSMKGYIQVIRLLLAIVTLILCIATLVDRSPLILLSGLGALAAVLLLIFQGTILSTVAAVQINAGGMVKLGDWIKMDQFNADGVVIDIALHTVRVENYDLSISSIPINKLITESFVSYRQMTQSNSRRIKKAFYIDQSTVHFMDEAEKANLSRFGLLKDYLKAKETELELWNQNLPADSRELVNTRRITNLGSFRAYLELYLRNHPGIHQDRTLMCRHMNPTPHGLPIEIYAFTNTSVWTEYEKIQADIFDHILAIMPEFGLAVHQQPTGRDLMMLGTRSNIPS